The DNA sequence TATTGCCTGTATTGTCGGCGATATGATTGCTGAAGAAGTTGGATTTGCGGCTAATGTATTTTCGGCGCTTAAAGAGATTCCAATTCGAATGATTTCGTACGGAGGCAGTCGTCATAACATTTCGGTGCTTGTAAAAACAGAACTCAAAAAGCAAACGCTCCAGACATTAAGCAATAATTTGCTGAATAACTAAACCTGAGAGCGACACAAAACAGAGAGCTGCCCTGCTGATTTTCAGTTGTTGGCGGCTCTTTTTATTTTCCATCCTCTCCGAAGTGCAAAAATCTGCATCACATATCGGTAAAAAACTGATTCAATAGTTTCTCCGCAATCAACGAACGATGTACTCATTTATTTTACTCAAAATCAGCATTTTTTTAATGCTAAAATTAGTTTGCATTGAAAATTGCCTATATTTGCAACAATATTTCAATTTTTTTATTAATTATTATGAAAACAGGTAAAGTTAAATTTTTCAACGAATCTAAAGGGTTCGGTTTTATTAAAGACAGTGAATCTGATAAAGAATACTTCGTTCACGTTTCAGGTTTGGTTGACCAAATCAGAGAAGACGATGAAGTAACTTACGAACTTCAAGAAGGAAGAAAAGGATTAAACGCGGTAAATGTTAAACTAGCATAAGTAGTCTAATATTTTTAAGATTTAAAGTTCGAAGCCTTGCAATTCATTGCAGGGCTTTTCTTTTGCTCTTTACTTTGGATTATTCTGATGCTACAGGAATTAGCGTAACCGGCACAATTCGCTATGAGTGTTCCTCGAAGTAAGTTTTACGTTGAAGCGGTCGGTCAAACTTTCGAACCTCGCCTCAGCTAGTTCAGGCCGGTTATTCTCTCCTGAAAGATGACTCAGAAATACATGAACCAACTCTGGTCCGGCATGATCGCGAATCAACTCAAAAGCCTGATCGTTTGACAAATGTCCAACTGCTGAAGCCACTCTTCGTTTCAGAATATACGGATAAGAACCTTCCCAGAGCATTTTTTCGTCGTAATTTGTTTCCAGAAATAAGGCGTGACATTTACGTAAATGCTGTTTCAGTTGATCGCAAGCTTCGCCAATATCGGTAAAAACTCCAATATGCCAGTCGTCGTACTCAATCCGAAATGAACATGGTTCGGCTGCATCGTGGTTTTTAAGGAATGAATGAATACTTAGTGTTCCGGCTTTCGCTGTTTTCCCGGGAATGAAAATGTTGAAAAGCTCAGGTTGCTCTGTTTCTCGTAATGCATTGTAAGTTCCCTGACTAAACCATGCCGGGATACCCAGCTTTTTACTTAAAACACGAACTCCGCTTACATGGTCGGTATGTTCGTGACTCACAAAAATTCCCCTGATTTTAGATGCATCCAATCCTGCATCGTGGATTCGCGTCAATATCTTCTTGGCAGAAACTCCCGCATCGACCAGGATTGCATCCGTTTCGTTACCAACATAGTAACAATTTCCATTACTCCCCGATGCCAATGCACAAAGCTCTATCACTTTATTGATTGATTATTTGTTATTGATTTTTAGTTATTAGTTATTGAGAAAAAGTGAAAAGCAATTTCCTAATGACTAATGACTTTTTCCAGTTTGTCCAGAGTTTTAGGTAAGTCTATTTATCCAACAATTCTAAAACTTGGACTGGTGTGATTTCACTTCCTTTCAGAATATACTTTGCCTTTTCGTAAAAAGGACGTCGTTTGGCAAGTAATCCTTCAATAAATTTGTGAAGTTCTTCCGGAGATTTTCCTTTAATTAAAGGTCGTTCAATTTTTGCATGAATCAACCTGCTCACCAATGAACGAATATCCACATCAAGGAAAACACAAAACCCTGATTCATTCATCAGTTCCATGTTATCGAAAAAACAAGGAGCGCCGCCACCAGTTGCTAAAATAACATCGTCGAAGCCACAAACCTCTTCCAAAACGTTTCGTTCTTTTCTGCGGAAACTTTCTTCTCCTTCCTCAGCGAAAATCTGTGGTATCGTTTTAAAATATTTTTCTTCCAGGAATGAGTCCAAATCAATAAAGGTCAAATTTAATTCTGAAGCAAGCGAACGACCAAGAGTAGATTTGCCGCAACCCATAAAGCCAATCAGGAATATTCTCATAAAATCAGTAAAAAGTCATTAGAAAAAGTAATCAGTAAAAAGTCATTAGTCATTTGGAACAGTTTTCTCTTTTCTAATGACGAATGACCTTTCCCTCTATGCTAGAATTCAAGTGTCATTTGGTTTGGTGGATCTTCGTTTTCGCCTGGTTTATCTGGTCCAAACAATAAGTCTTCAATATCCGGAATCACAATTTCATTCGATTTGGGTTCTTCTTCCGGCTCCTCAACTTCTTCGTCGACAACCGTTGGCTCAAGTTCATTGATCTGGCTGATTTCATAGATAGAAAGTCGTTTCCCTTTGGCTTTGTATGATTTAATTCCAATAAATTCATCAACATCAATCACTTCCGGTTCCCGACCTTCATTTTTACCACCAAATACGAGTTCCAAACGCGGATGACTAACCCATGTGAAACTCACCAACCGATTCCCAGGGAACTCGCCAATAAAGCCGGTTTCCTTTTGCGATTCGTCAATCTCAAATCGTTTCACGTAATAAAAGCTTTGCTCAGCATCAAAATATACTGCAGTAAGTATTTTCCCGGGGTCGAATTTTTCGATGAGTAATATGCCATCGTTGAAATGGTTCGATAAGTCAAAATTACAGATCAGGTATTCACCATTTTTATAGATTACAAAAATCATATCATCGCCGGTGAATTCGCCAAGATATCGGCCACGGTTATCGGAATTAAGTCGCCGCACATCTTCGTCGAACCAAATTTTTCGGCCGCCCAAAGTTGAGACCCCTTTTTCCTTGAGCGCTATTTTATGAATTTCAAATTTAGTCAGGATATTGCCCATTGAAGCTCTGCCTTTGATGGCTAACTCGCTGAAATCAACTTCGAATATCAGCTTCTTGATACGCGGTTTTGGCTTCAGGGTAACACGCAAGACTTCAGCTTCGCCATTCGGATTTTCGCTGAAATACATGATTCGTGATCCTGGAGTTCCTTGCGTCAAATCGTATTCTTTGTCGCGGGTGACGCCGGTTACGGCCATGCGCTTCATGTAAACAAAACCATTTTTTCCATCACGATACACCACATTGTAAATGGTTCGGTTATCGTTTTTCTTGAAAATGGCGACGTGCAGAACGTTTTTTCCAATGAATGCCTTTTCGGATACTTTAGAAACGATGTATGTGCCATCTTTCCTGAATACAATTACATCATCGATGTCGGAACAATCGCAAATGTATTCAGCCTTTTTGAGGCTGGTTCCCATAAAGCCTTCAATCCGGTCGACATATAGCTTTTCGTTGGCAATTACCACCTTTGAAGCCACAATGTTTTCAAAATTCCGGATTTCAGTTCTGCGTTCGCGACCTTTGCCGTATTTAGTCCGAAGGCGCTCAAACCATTCTATCGTGAACGGAATGATATTGGCAATCTTGTTATTTATCTCTTCAATTTCGGCTTCGATGGCCAATAAATGATCGTTGGCTTTATCGGTATTGAATTTCAGGATTCGAGCCATGCGGATTTCCATCAGCTTCAGGATGTCCTCACGGGTTACTTCGCGCTTCAATTTGGGTTTCCATGGAGTAAGTCGCATGTCAATATGGTCGACCGCTTCATCCATATTGGCTGAATCTTCAAACTGCTTATCTTTATAGATACGCTCTTCGATAAATATTTTTTCGAGCGACGAAAAATGCCAGGCTTCTTCCAGTTCGCCTCTTCGGATTTCGAGTTCAAGCTTCAGTAATGCAACTGTCTGATCGGAATTGATCTTCAGGATTTCGCTGACACCAATAAATTTTGGTTTGTCGTGCTCGATGATGCAGCTGTTGGGCGAAATAGAAACCTCACAATCGGTGAAAGCAAACAAGGCATCAATCGTTTTGTCGGACGACATTCCTGGAACCAGGTGAATCAGGATCTCAACCTTATCGGATGTGTTGTCGTCAATTTTCCGGATTTTGATTTTGCCTTTGTCATTGGCTTTAAGGATCGATTCGATTAGCGAAGCTGTTGTTCGTCCAAAAGGTACTTCTGTAATAACCAGTGTTTTGCTATCTTTTTTCTCAATTTTAGCCCTGACTTTAATCGATGATCCTCGAATACCATCATTGTAGCGGGTAAAATCACCCGATCCACCAGTCGGGAAATCCGGATATAACATGAAGTCTTCACCACGCAGATAAGCGATAGAAGCATCGATCAACTCGATAAAGTTATGCGGTAGAATTTTGCAAGCTAAACCCACAGCAATCCCTTCGACTCCCTGAGCCAATAGAAGCGGAAATTTTACCGGAAGCGCCAGTGGTTCACGGTTACGCCCATCGTACGACAATTTCCAATTGGTTGTTTTTGGATTGAACACCACATCGAGTGCAAATTTCGAAAGGCGCGCCTCAATGTAACGTGGAGCTGCAGCTCCATCGCCGGTAAGTAAATTTCCCCAGTTTCCCTGGCAATCAATCAATAGTTCTTTTTGTCCGAGCTGAACCAATGCATCGCCAATGGAAGCGTCCCCGTGCGGGTGATACTGCATGGTTTGCCCAATGATATTGGCTACCTTGTTGAAACGACCATCGTCCATAATGCTCATGGCATGCAAAATCCTTCGCTGAACGGGCTTAAAGCCATCTTCGACATAAGGTACTGCGCGTTCGAGAATAACATAGGAGGCATAATCTAAAAACCATTGCTGGTACATTCCTGACAAATAGACTATTCCGTCCTTTTTTTCTTCTTTTGGAAACTCTTCTTTATTGATGTTTTCTTCAGTCATTTTTGCTTTTTGCAATCACTTATTTCATTTGCATTTTATGCAGTATTACTCATCGGGTGACTTAAAGTCACCCGATGAGTCTCGCTTTTCTTAAAAGTCGTCTTTCTCGACATACAGATTTTCAATGATAAACTCCTGTCGTTCGGGTGTATTTTTCCCCATGTAATATTCAAGCATATTGGCTACCGATTCGTGCTTTTTCATCAGAATTGGGTCGAGTCGGATGTCTGGTCCGATGAAATTTTTAAACTCATCAGGCGATATTTCTCCCAGACCTTTGAATCGAGTAATTTCAGCGGTTTTTCCAAGTTTCTGAATGGCCGCAACCCGTTCGTCTTCGTTGTAACAATAGTAAGTTACTTTTTTGTTGCGGACGCGAAAAAGCGGGGTCTGAAAAATAAAGAGGTGTCCCTGACGAACCACTTCGGGGAAAAACTGCAAAAAGAAAGTAATGAGCAACAACCGGATGTGCATTCCGTCGACATCAGCATCGGTAGCGATGATCACTTTGTTGTAGCGCAAATCGTCGATACTTTCTTCGATGTTTAAAGCAGCCTGAAGAAGGTTAAACTCTTCATTTTCATATACAATCTTCTTTGTTAATCCGAACGTATTGAGTGGCTTGCCCCGCAAACTAAATACAGCCTGCGTATTTACATCGCGCGACTTGGTAATCGATCCACTCGCCGAATCTCCTTCAGTAATAAAAATTGACGAATTTTCGCGCAATTCATGATTGCTGTCCAGATGCACACGGCAGTCGCGTAATTTTTTGTTATGTAAGTTGGCCTTTTTCGAGCGCTGCTTGGCCAGTTTCTTAATTCCTGAAATGGCCTTGCGTTCGCGTTCCGATTCCTGAATCCGGCGTAACAAAACCTCTGAAACGTCTGGATTTTTATGCAGGTAATTATCCAGTTCCTTCAGCACAAAATTGGTCACAAAAGTTCTTACGGAAGGTCCTTCCGGTCCAATGTCTTTGGAGCCCAGTTTGGTTTTGGTTTGCGACTCAAATA is a window from the Aquipluma nitroreducens genome containing:
- a CDS encoding cold-shock protein, with product MKTGKVKFFNESKGFGFIKDSESDKEYFVHVSGLVDQIREDDEVTYELQEGRKGLNAVNVKLA
- a CDS encoding MBL fold metallo-hydrolase; its protein translation is MIELCALASGSNGNCYYVGNETDAILVDAGVSAKKILTRIHDAGLDASKIRGIFVSHEHTDHVSGVRVLSKKLGIPAWFSQGTYNALRETEQPELFNIFIPGKTAKAGTLSIHSFLKNHDAAEPCSFRIEYDDWHIGVFTDIGEACDQLKQHLRKCHALFLETNYDEKMLWEGSYPYILKRRVASAVGHLSNDQAFELIRDHAGPELVHVFLSHLSGENNRPELAEARFESLTDRFNVKLTSRNTHSELCRLR
- a CDS encoding shikimate kinase, producing the protein MRIFLIGFMGCGKSTLGRSLASELNLTFIDLDSFLEEKYFKTIPQIFAEEGEESFRRKERNVLEEVCGFDDVILATGGGAPCFFDNMELMNESGFCVFLDVDIRSLVSRLIHAKIERPLIKGKSPEELHKFIEGLLAKRRPFYEKAKYILKGSEITPVQVLELLDK
- a CDS encoding DNA gyrase/topoisomerase IV subunit A, producing MTEENINKEEFPKEEKKDGIVYLSGMYQQWFLDYASYVILERAVPYVEDGFKPVQRRILHAMSIMDDGRFNKVANIIGQTMQYHPHGDASIGDALVQLGQKELLIDCQGNWGNLLTGDGAAAPRYIEARLSKFALDVVFNPKTTNWKLSYDGRNREPLALPVKFPLLLAQGVEGIAVGLACKILPHNFIELIDASIAYLRGEDFMLYPDFPTGGSGDFTRYNDGIRGSSIKVRAKIEKKDSKTLVITEVPFGRTTASLIESILKANDKGKIKIRKIDDNTSDKVEILIHLVPGMSSDKTIDALFAFTDCEVSISPNSCIIEHDKPKFIGVSEILKINSDQTVALLKLELEIRRGELEEAWHFSSLEKIFIEERIYKDKQFEDSANMDEAVDHIDMRLTPWKPKLKREVTREDILKLMEIRMARILKFNTDKANDHLLAIEAEIEEINNKIANIIPFTIEWFERLRTKYGKGRERRTEIRNFENIVASKVVIANEKLYVDRIEGFMGTSLKKAEYICDCSDIDDVIVFRKDGTYIVSKVSEKAFIGKNVLHVAIFKKNDNRTIYNVVYRDGKNGFVYMKRMAVTGVTRDKEYDLTQGTPGSRIMYFSENPNGEAEVLRVTLKPKPRIKKLIFEVDFSELAIKGRASMGNILTKFEIHKIALKEKGVSTLGGRKIWFDEDVRRLNSDNRGRYLGEFTGDDMIFVIYKNGEYLICNFDLSNHFNDGILLIEKFDPGKILTAVYFDAEQSFYYVKRFEIDESQKETGFIGEFPGNRLVSFTWVSHPRLELVFGGKNEGREPEVIDVDEFIGIKSYKAKGKRLSIYEISQINELEPTVVDEEVEEPEEEPKSNEIVIPDIEDLLFGPDKPGENEDPPNQMTLEF
- a CDS encoding DNA topoisomerase IV subunit B is translated as MMPNYDEGSIKTLDWQEHIRKRPGMYIGKLGDGSASDDGIYVLLKEVMDNSIDEFMMGNGRKIEVRVSNELVSVRDYGRGIPLGKLLDVASKMNTGAKYDSEVFKKSVGLNGVGIKAVNALSSHFLIKSFREGEVKEISFSEGVVKEEQEVVPSDQPNGTYVAFTPDVNVFKAYHYIDDYVVNMMKNYSFLNAGLTLEFNGEKFHSKNGLRDLLEENMEGESIYPVIHLKSTDIEIALTHGNQYGEDYYSFVNGQHTTQGGTHLVAFREALVKAIRDFYKKDFDPSDIRASIVAAISIKVEEPVFESQTKTKLGSKDIGPEGPSVRTFVTNFVLKELDNYLHKNPDVSEVLLRRIQESERERKAISGIKKLAKQRSKKANLHNKKLRDCRVHLDSNHELRENSSIFITEGDSASGSITKSRDVNTQAVFSLRGKPLNTFGLTKKIVYENEEFNLLQAALNIEESIDDLRYNKVIIATDADVDGMHIRLLLITFFLQFFPEVVRQGHLFIFQTPLFRVRNKKVTYYCYNEDERVAAIQKLGKTAEITRFKGLGEISPDEFKNFIGPDIRLDPILMKKHESVANMLEYYMGKNTPERQEFIIENLYVEKDDF